Proteins encoded together in one Labilibaculum sp. DW002 window:
- a CDS encoding nicotinate phosphoribosyltransferase → MNTLTDNTGLYTDYYELTMAQGYFLSGKKDEQTVFDYYYRTNPYSGGYLVFAGLQDLLEILKNFRYNEANIEFLRKSGLRNEFLDYLKEFRFTATIYSVKEGEIVFPNEPIVRVEGNIIEAQLVETLLLNYLNFQSLIATKACRIRNVIGDKEFSDFGLRRAQGLGGIHASRAAVIGGANTTSNVYSAFNYDIPLTGTQAHSWIQSFDYELDAFRQYANINPDNTVLLVDTYNTLRSGVPNAIKVAKELEAEGHKMIGIRLDSGDLAYLSQKARKMLNEAGLDYVKIIASNQLNEYVIKSLNEQGAQLDGYGIGTELVTGKDTGALDGVYKLVQNNGVPRLKISENIEKITMPGKKKLVRYFDEEGMFFRDGVLLENEESTSRLFHAFHSHKNTYVTNYKCEELTHKVMENGKVLIENQSPTEINAYLRKRFAQLPDGHKRFISPHIYKVGFSENLLDVRDHLLMDIRSKIR, encoded by the coding sequence TAGTGGTGGTTATCTTGTGTTTGCTGGCTTGCAGGATCTACTAGAGATTTTGAAGAATTTTAGATACAATGAGGCTAATATTGAATTTCTTCGAAAGTCTGGTTTAAGAAATGAATTTCTTGATTACTTAAAAGAATTTCGTTTCACAGCTACTATTTATAGTGTGAAAGAAGGTGAGATTGTATTTCCCAATGAACCGATCGTTCGAGTTGAAGGAAATATTATTGAGGCTCAGTTGGTTGAGACTTTACTGTTGAATTATCTTAATTTCCAGTCGCTTATAGCGACAAAAGCTTGCCGAATTAGAAATGTAATTGGAGATAAAGAATTTTCAGATTTTGGTTTGAGAAGAGCACAAGGATTAGGTGGTATTCATGCAAGTCGTGCAGCAGTAATCGGTGGTGCAAACACAACTTCGAATGTTTACAGTGCATTTAATTACGATATTCCGCTAACGGGAACTCAAGCTCATTCATGGATTCAAAGTTTTGATTATGAATTGGACGCTTTCCGTCAATATGCCAATATCAATCCTGATAATACGGTTTTACTTGTAGATACTTATAACACTTTGAGGTCTGGCGTTCCGAATGCGATAAAAGTTGCCAAGGAGTTAGAGGCTGAAGGACATAAAATGATCGGAATTCGTTTGGATAGTGGTGATTTAGCTTATTTAAGTCAGAAAGCTAGAAAAATGTTAAACGAAGCAGGTTTAGATTACGTGAAGATTATTGCATCTAACCAGTTAAATGAATATGTAATTAAAAGTTTGAATGAACAAGGAGCACAATTAGATGGTTATGGTATTGGAACCGAATTGGTAACGGGAAAAGATACTGGCGCGCTAGATGGTGTGTATAAATTGGTGCAAAATAATGGTGTTCCTCGTTTGAAAATATCTGAGAATATTGAGAAGATTACCATGCCTGGAAAGAAAAAACTTGTTCGCTATTTTGATGAAGAAGGAATGTTTTTTCGAGATGGAGTTCTTCTGGAAAATGAGGAATCTACAAGCAGGTTGTTTCATGCCTTTCACTCGCACAAAAATACTTACGTAACAAATTACAAATGTGAAGAACTCACGCATAAGGTAATGGAAAATGGGAAAGTCTTGATTGAAAATCAAAGCCCAACTGAAATTAATGCTTATTTAAGAAAGAGATTCGCTCAGTTACCAGATGGACACAAGCGTTTTATTAGTCCACATATTTACAAAGTTGGCTTTTCTGAAAACTTGTTGGATGTAAGAGATCATCTATTGATGGATATTCGATCGAAAATCAGATAA
- a CDS encoding alanine racemase produces the protein MESLNSKIIRPTLLLDKAKCISNIENMIAKAQRANARLRPHFKTHQSAQIGDWFKERGVEAIAVSSMVMAQYFADNGWKDITVAIPVNLREIELINELASKIQLNLVLESREAIAYLESELEHPVGIFIKVDTGYQRSGIPAEAIGSLRLLVDLMKETEKLNCKGFLAHTGHNYKADDHEQIHKNHSKTLLDLNELKDVFRKDITGLEVSLGDTPACSISEEFYGIDEIRPGNFVFYDIMQYVLGACDESQIAVAMACPVIAKNIDRNELVIHGGGVHFSKEYLEADDEGTKLFGSIVRIAENGWSEILGGGFLASLSQEHGIIRCSDALFDEFTIGDLIGVLPVHSCLTTNLMRKLMTTEGEWITTMNS, from the coding sequence ATGGAAAGTTTAAATTCTAAAATAATTCGTCCTACACTATTATTGGATAAAGCAAAGTGTATTTCAAATATTGAGAATATGATTGCAAAAGCGCAACGAGCCAATGCACGTTTGCGTCCTCATTTTAAAACGCATCAATCTGCCCAAATAGGTGATTGGTTTAAAGAAAGAGGTGTTGAAGCTATTGCTGTTTCGTCGATGGTGATGGCACAATATTTTGCAGACAATGGATGGAAGGATATTACGGTTGCGATTCCTGTTAATCTTCGGGAAATAGAGTTGATTAACGAGTTAGCATCGAAAATTCAATTGAATTTAGTGCTTGAATCTCGAGAAGCAATTGCCTATTTAGAATCTGAATTGGAACATCCTGTTGGAATTTTCATTAAGGTTGATACAGGTTATCAGCGTTCAGGAATTCCTGCCGAGGCGATAGGGTCGTTACGTTTGTTAGTTGACTTGATGAAGGAAACTGAAAAATTGAATTGTAAGGGATTTTTAGCGCATACAGGACACAATTACAAGGCTGATGATCATGAGCAAATTCATAAAAATCATTCCAAAACACTTCTCGATTTAAATGAACTGAAAGATGTTTTCAGAAAAGATATTACAGGTTTAGAGGTTTCTTTAGGAGATACGCCAGCCTGCAGTATTAGCGAGGAATTTTATGGAATTGATGAGATTCGACCTGGAAATTTTGTATTCTATGATATCATGCAATATGTTTTGGGTGCTTGCGATGAAAGCCAAATTGCGGTTGCCATGGCTTGTCCTGTTATTGCAAAAAATATTGATCGAAATGAATTGGTGATTCATGGTGGAGGTGTTCACTTTTCAAAAGAATATTTAGAAGCTGATGATGAGGGAACCAAGTTGTTTGGTAGTATTGTTCGAATTGCGGAGAATGGTTGGAGTGAAATTTTAGGAGGTGGATTCTTGGCAAGTCTTTCACAAGAACATGGGATTATCCGCTGTAGCGATGCTTTATTTGATGAGTTTACGATTGGAGACTTGATAGGAGTGTTGCCTGTGCATTCATGCCTTACTACTAATTTAATGAGGAAGTTAATGACCACAGAAGGAGAATGGATTACAACAATGAACAGTTAG
- a CDS encoding DUF2062 domain-containing protein: MNYKRVLDRFSISKVRKVIVAEITCVDNSNATIALSLALGVFLAFSPAWGFQTALAISLALLLRLNKVLALITVNISSIPPLIPLIFIAGYQTGALVLKGEFQKEVPDLMSLSTLGENYLQFALGSMVFAVLIGVIFYLVIYLILGRYRKL, from the coding sequence ATGAATTACAAGAGGGTGTTGGATCGATTTAGTATAAGCAAAGTTAGGAAAGTAATTGTTGCTGAAATTACTTGTGTTGATAATTCCAACGCAACGATAGCTTTATCTTTAGCTTTGGGTGTTTTTCTTGCATTTTCGCCTGCCTGGGGTTTTCAAACGGCACTTGCCATCTCATTAGCATTGCTTTTGAGATTAAATAAGGTTCTCGCTTTAATTACTGTCAATATCAGCAGTATTCCGCCATTAATTCCTCTGATTTTTATTGCTGGATATCAAACAGGTGCACTTGTTTTGAAAGGTGAGTTTCAGAAAGAAGTTCCTGATTTGATGAGTCTCAGTACTTTGGGTGAAAATTACCTGCAATTTGCATTGGGTTCCATGGTGTTTGCAGTACTAATTGGTGTGATTTTCTATTTGGTGATTTATTTGATTTTAGGAAGGTATCGTAAGTTGTAA
- a CDS encoding aminoacyl-histidine dipeptidase: MSKEILSLEPKAIWENFYSLTQIPRPSKHEDEIQAFMVKFGEDLGLETIKDEVGNIIIKKPATPGMEDRMGVIMQGHLDMVPQKNSDTEHDFEKDPIETFVDGEWLTANGTTLGADNGMGVAAAMAVLQATDMVHGPVEALFTSDEETGMTGAFGLQPGVLDGDILLNMDSEDEGELYVGCAGGIDANVTFKNKLTDTPKETAAFKLNMKGLKGGHSGMEIILGRGNSNKLLFRFLKHAAKNFGLRLSSVDGGSLRNAIPRESFAVVTIPERYTEKFLAGVAEYEAIYKAELSAVEPDLAFFAEPTEAPKTVFKNKSQKNLIDAIYACPNGVIRMSDAMPGLVETSNNLARVYSDDKKIIIQSLMRSSVNSAKEDLAEMLTSVFTLAGAKIVLEGEYPGWKPNMDSPILKTMQEVYNNKYGKIPEIKAIHAGLECGLLGANYPHWDMISFGPTIRFPHSPDEKVKIDTVQKFWDFTVETLKNVPVK; encoded by the coding sequence ATGAGCAAAGAAATTTTAAGCCTAGAGCCTAAAGCAATTTGGGAGAATTTTTATTCATTAACTCAAATTCCTCGTCCATCAAAGCATGAAGATGAGATCCAGGCATTCATGGTGAAGTTTGGTGAAGACTTAGGTCTTGAGACAATTAAAGATGAAGTAGGAAACATCATTATTAAGAAGCCTGCTACTCCGGGAATGGAAGATAGAATGGGTGTTATCATGCAAGGTCACCTTGATATGGTTCCTCAGAAGAACTCTGACACAGAGCATGATTTTGAGAAAGACCCTATTGAAACTTTTGTAGACGGTGAGTGGTTGACTGCTAATGGAACAACTCTTGGTGCTGATAATGGTATGGGTGTTGCTGCTGCAATGGCTGTTCTTCAAGCTACTGATATGGTTCACGGACCAGTTGAGGCTTTATTTACTTCTGATGAGGAAACTGGGATGACTGGTGCTTTTGGTCTTCAGCCAGGTGTTCTTGATGGTGATATTCTTTTGAATATGGACTCAGAGGACGAAGGTGAATTATATGTAGGTTGTGCTGGTGGTATTGATGCTAACGTAACTTTCAAAAATAAATTAACTGATACGCCTAAGGAAACTGCTGCTTTCAAATTGAACATGAAAGGTCTTAAAGGCGGTCACTCAGGAATGGAGATTATCTTAGGTAGAGGAAACTCTAACAAATTACTTTTCCGTTTCTTGAAGCATGCTGCTAAGAATTTCGGTTTACGTCTTTCTTCTGTTGATGGAGGTTCTTTACGTAATGCTATTCCACGTGAGTCATTCGCAGTTGTAACGATTCCAGAAAGATATACTGAGAAATTCCTTGCTGGAGTTGCAGAGTACGAAGCAATTTACAAAGCAGAATTATCAGCTGTTGAGCCAGATTTAGCATTCTTTGCTGAGCCAACTGAAGCTCCTAAAACAGTTTTCAAAAACAAGAGCCAGAAGAACTTAATCGATGCTATTTACGCATGTCCTAATGGCGTAATCCGTATGAGTGATGCGATGCCAGGTTTGGTTGAAACTTCAAATAACCTTGCTCGTGTTTATAGCGATGATAAAAAAATCATTATTCAGTCTTTAATGCGTTCTTCAGTGAACTCTGCAAAAGAAGATTTAGCTGAAATGTTGACTTCTGTATTTACTTTAGCAGGTGCTAAGATTGTATTGGAAGGTGAGTATCCAGGATGGAAGCCAAATATGGACTCTCCAATCTTGAAAACAATGCAAGAAGTTTATAACAACAAGTATGGTAAGATTCCTGAGATCAAAGCAATTCACGCTGGTCTTGAGTGTGGTTTATTAGGTGCTAATTACCCACATTGGGATATGATTTCTTTCGGACCAACGATTCGTTTCCCTCACTCTCCGGATGAGAAAGTGAAGATCGATACTGTTCAGAAATTTTGGGATTTCACTGTAGAAACTCTTAAGAATGTACCTGTAAAATAA